A genomic stretch from Clostridia bacterium includes:
- a CDS encoding aspartyl-phosphate phosphatase Spo0E family protein: MKSVETLASRIEELRTDLEVVMEAENELIDPRVVKASQSLDKVLLQYYRILRIRGFRILEEGVE; encoded by the coding sequence ATGAAAAGTGTGGAGACGTTGGCAAGTAGAATCGAAGAGCTTCGTACCGATCTGGAAGTAGTCATGGAAGCGGAAAATGAACTCATAGACCCTAGGGTTGTTAAAGCAAGTCAATCCCTGGACAAGGTGCTGCTCCAATATTACAGGATACTTAGAATTAGAGGATTCAGAATATTAGAGGAAGGGGTAGAATAG